In Candidatus Sysuiplasma acidicola, the genomic window TTGCGTGCATCGAGGTTTGGACAATGACGTCAGGGAGAAAACATGAGGAGAAGGGTATCGTCTACCTTACCGGAGCCGGGCCCGGCGATCCATCGTTGCTCACCGTTAGGGCCAGGGAGCTGATTGCATCATCACGCCATATCGTCTACGATGCGCTCGTCGGAAGTGCCATAATGGAGCTTTTCCCGGCGGAAGCGAAAGTTTACAATGCCGGGAAGCGGAGCGGAAGGCACACAATGTCGCAGGATCAGATAAATAATCTGTTGGTTGAACTCGCCGATTCCGGTGCTGATGTGCTGAGGCTCAAGGGAGGCGATCCGTTCATCTTCGGCAGGGGAGCCGAGGAGGCGGAATTTTTGCTTGCCCAGGGAGTCAGGGTGGAAGTTGTGCCAGGAGTGAGTTCTGCGACGGCCGGTCCAGAACTGGCGGGTATACCGCTGACCAGGAGGGGTGTTTCCGACAGAGTGCTGATCATATCTGCTCGCGGACCGGGCGGTATGGACATCAACTGGAACGGCATATGTGAGGAGAGACAGACAACGGTGTTCATGATGGGTCTTTCCATGGCTCCTGAAATATCCGCCCATCTCATCGAAAGAGGCGCTCCGCGTAACACGCCGGTGGCGCTGATATTCGGGGCGTCTCTTCCGGAGCAGAGGACGGTCATAACAGATCTTGAACGACTCGGGCGTGAGGGACATGCTGACAGCGGCAGCGGGCCGGCGCTGATAGTGGTAGGACCGACGGTGTCCGGCAGGATTAAACGAGGTGATGAAAAAGATGAAAGTAGGAGTGCTTAGACCGGCTGATGAATGGGAGGAAAGTGCGGCAATACTCAGAAACGCGGGCCTTGAACCGGTAGCGGCTCCGGCTCTTGAAATCAGAAAATTGACTCCACATAAAGCTCTGCTGGAACGATTGAGCGGGGCCGACATTGTCATCTTCGCGAGCGCCAGGGCCGTGAGAACATTCTTTTCAGAAGGTGAGAATAAAACAGGCTTTCCGTCAGTGGCCAGAGTTATCTCTATCGGCGAAAGAACACACGCCGAACTCGCCCGGCACGGAGTTGATTCGCTCAAGCCCGCTGCTTATTCTTCGGCGGGCATAGTCGAACTGGTGCGGACGATGCGCACTGAAGGAGTGTCTGTCGTCGTGATGCGCAGCCGCGAGGGCAGCTCAACGCTTATGGAGGGACTTCGAAGCATGGGTTTTGACGTTACAGAGATTCCGCTGTACAGTGTGGCATACCCGCGTAACGACGATGCACTCAGGACGCTGGTAAGAGACATAGCCAGGGGCGGCATATATGCACTGCCGTTCACCAGCGCCATGATGGTACGAAATTTTTTCAGATGTGCCGAAATGAACTGCATCATGCCGCAGTTCTTGCAGAAGCTTGCAGACTGCAGTCTCTGGTCCATAGGGCCCGAAACCTCCGCAGTGCTGCGCGAAGCTGGTGCGGTATTCACAGAAGCGGCCGTTGCCGACTACGCCTCCATTGCGGCAACAATCGCGTCGGTAGACAGATGATCCGGAACGGGCCTGTCAGGATATCCTTTCTTTTTTCAATCTGAGCACTTTGACCTGAGAAACAATTCGGTCCACCTTCATCTGGGCCAGCGCCGAGAGGCGCTCGTATTTTTCTTTGCTAATGTCGTCGCGTTTGAGCCTCTTCTTGAGGTCAGCGATATCCGCCTCGTACTCCGCCCGTATGGCGTTGAGCCGCTTTATTTTGCGTTCTATCCTGTCGGTGTCACTGCCGCCTAAGATACCGTCCAACACGTGATTGCTGCCTCCTGTGCAGGATATAAGGACGGACGCCTATAAAATGCCAGAACCCCTGCAAGCTTAAGGCTGTCGTCTCGCGTGCGCATCAGACGGCTGTGACGGCGTCCCGAACGCCTGTGGATGCATAAATTACCGCATGATCCTTCTCGAAGGCAGATATGTCCAGCATACCTGAATGAACGCCAAGCGCACTGTTCACACTCTTACGCGCCAGGGCATAAACGTGTTCGGGCGACGCAGCCGAGTCTATGCTGCGTGCTTTAACGACCAGAAAGAGTGATTTGAGTGAGCGGAAATACGACGCATTTTTGATGAATATTTCGACGCTATTGCCCTGTGCGATGTCCTGGTAGAGCACATCCGGATCGCCTGCTATCGCCGCGTACTCTTCCGGCCTTGATGCATCGGCAAGCACTGGAATCATATTCGGGTGGTGGCTGGCGACCTCAGCCAGCCTTGCATAGGATGTGAATGATATTTCGACGCAACATACCCTGCCTGAGGGCACAATATCGGCCACGTGACTCGCCGTCGTGCCGGTTGAGGCACCGAGATACAGCACATTGCTATGTTTGCTGAACGGAAAAAAAGTGCCACCTCCTGCGAGGAAGGCGGCAAGCTTGCTCCTGTACGGATCCCATTCCCGGTATTCCCGGCCATTTGATGTGATGAGCTGCTGTCTGGCCAGCTTCCAGCCGGGAGAGCTGTTTAGTGTAAATAACTTCCCGTCAAACTTTGAAACAGTTTCTTCCATTTATCTCACCATCTTGACTGTCTCTTTGAACCGACATCTTTTCGGGATTAAAAGTATGATGTTGTTCACTTTCGGTTTTTGCTCGTGATTTGACGGTAACATTTTACGGGACAACGGAAGGAAATACAGGTTCAAGTTGAATCTGACATGCACTCCGCCGCACTCTACCTGTGTGGATTCGCTCATGCGCTGTCCTGTTGATTGGATTGAGATGAATACACATTTAACCGTACTGCGGGCCTCATTCAAGGGTCAGTTCATGAGTCTGTGCTGGCAATGGGGCAGGATGCAGAGGTCCGAAACGGTCGACGTTACACCGACAGTGGAAAGAATTTAACCATGCAGCGCGATACAACGTCGTGGAAGAGGAACTGAAAAGGATTGCAGTAAAGGTGAGGGAAGCGCTGCTCACCACGGGATTGGGCGAAAATGCGAGGGATGTCGTTGGTAAAGGAGTTGACGGAGGACCAAGCTATCGCGCTGATGTTGTTGCAGACAGAGCGGCGATTGAGGCGATAGATGCTCTCTCCCTTAACATGAACATACTGAGTGAGGAGTCGCCGTTTATTGACAGAAAGGCGGAGCAGACGATTATCATAGATCCGCTTGACGGAAGCGAAAACATGGTCAACGGCATTCCATTCTACGCTGTTTCACTGGCCGTAGGCACTAAATCGCTCTCAGGCGTCAAGTACGGCCTGGTGATGAACATCGTCACCGGCGACGTCTTTTATGCCGAGAAGGGCAAGGGAGCGTTCTTCAACAGCAAACCGATCCATGTGAGAAAGTATGACGAAAAACAATCATTGTTTTTCATTTACATGGGCGCAAATGCGTCTTTGAACTCATACGACATAGCGAGAAAGTCGTCACGCATCAGATCACTCGGTGCTGCATCGCTTGAAATGTGCTACCTTGCGGGCGGCATCGCAGATCTGTTTTTTATGCGCTGCTCCGACAACAACTTCGCACTTCGGATTGTGGACATAGCTGCTTCATCTCTTATTCTCAGGGAGGCCGGCGGCGAAGTGTACGACCTGACAGGAAATCTGCTTGACATGAAATTTGATATTGGCGACAGGAAGAGTCTCTTGGCCGTGGGGGACAAGAACCTCAGGAGGCTCGCCATTTGAAGTTCGGCCTGTATGCTAATCACAACATACCCGTAGCAGTGGAAAAGGCGAAGGAACTGTTCAGACTGCTAAGTGGTGAGATGGAACTGGAACAGTCGACTGCTGAAGCAATAGGCGAAAAGGGCGTCAGGCTGGAGAAAATGAAGCCTGATGTGCTTGTTGTCATCGGAGGTGACGGGACGATTCTAAAAACACTCATGCGCTGTGATGCACCGGTGCTAGGGATAAATGCGGGCGACGTCGGTTTCCTCACAGAAGTCGGACTGAACGGTATGAAAGGAGCCATGGATCGCATTACCTCCGGTAAGTACAGGATCGAGGAGAAGCTAAAGCTCAGAACATCGGTGGATGGGAAAAGGGTAGAGGATGCGGTGAACGAAGCCGTAGTCCATACTGCAGAGACAGGCAAAGTAAGGCATTTCATTCTGGCTGTCGACAGGAACAGCGTGGGGGTCGTGAAGTCGGACGGCGTCATCATTTCGACCCCGACCGGGTCGACATCTTACTCGCTGGCTGCCGGCGGTCCGATAGTAGACCCTTCAGCTTCGGTTCTGGTCATTTCGCCGATAGCGCCGTACGGAATATCCTCGAGACCTATTGTGGCCGGTTCGAGGTCGGTAATCAGGCTGGCTGTTGAAGGGGAAAGGACATGCAGACTGGTCATTGACGGACAGGTTGAGCACAAACTCAGCGGCCATGAAGTTATCGAATTCTCCTCTTCGGAGCATGCCGCCAGATTCGTCCGGTTTGACTATGACTTTTACAGAAGGATCCACACCAAACTGACGGGCTGACTTCGATGCCTGTTTTCAGCAGAAGAAGGATACCGAGGAGAGCATCGGCAGAGATACTGTACATAAGGAGGGAACTGCTCGATTCCGTCATGGAGGCGGCCATGCATTCACTTCCGAATGAGTTTGCTGCCGGCCTGTCTGCCCGAGGCGACACGATATACGACCTTGTGCTCATACCCAGCACGAAAAGCAACTTCCATTCCGCGACATTCAATTACCATTCCATACTGGGCGACTTTAGCACCGTCGGAACCATACATTCACACCCGTCCGGTCATATCATTCCAAGCATGCCCGATCTGCGCCTTTTCAGCAACGTCGGAAGGGTTCACATTATTGTAGGTTTCCCTTTCGCGCAGAACAGCTGGGCCGCTTTCGACAAAACAGGCAGCAGGATAACACTAACTGTTGTGTGATGTCACAACAGCCCTGTAAATTTCAAGGAGTCGTTCTGCGACGACCCTGCTCGAGAATTCTCTTGCCCTAACTATGCACGCCTCTGCCATTGCCTGCCTGAGAACAGCGTTCTCGAGTATCGTGTTTATTTTCGAAGCCATGTCACTAGGATTCATTGGTTCAGATCTCAATCCCTGCACTCCGTCATTTATGATCTCCCTGACGCCGGGTATGTCGCTCACAACAACCGGTGTACCGCTGGCCATCGCCTCAATTGCCGAAATGCCGAAAGCCTCCAGTCTTGACGTCGATGGAACGACGAGAACGTCGGCCGCCCTGTAGATCGACGGAAGGACTGGATCGGGGACGTCGCCGATGAATGTCACCTTCGAGGGATCAGAAAGGAGTCTGGCAGCCCTCTTGAGCCTGGGCGCATATTCGCCATCACCTGCTATCATGAGTCTGGTTTGCGATCCTGTGTGCTTCATGGCCTCGATGAGATACTGCACACCCTTGTGCCTGACGAGTCTTCCGACGAAGAGGACGATACCCTTCCCGTCGATTCCTAGCCTGCGTCGAGTCCGCAACCTGTCCTCCGGATTCGGGAAGAAGCGCCTCGTATCTGCTCCGACCGGCACTATGTCCGGAGCGATGCGCCATGTGTTTGCCGAGGTCGATGCATATGTCTCCGTCGTGACTACGATCCTTGAATAGCCGGCAATGATGCTCGAGCTTATGCGCCTGTCGAGGAATCTGACAACTGGTCCAGCAAGTCTCGAGGGGAGGTCGGAATCGCAGTGATATGTGACAACTGATGGAATACTTTCCCGTTTCAGCCGGCGGGAGGCAAGATAAGCAAAGCTTGGAGGTGGTGTATGTGCGTGCATCACGTCGAATTCATCCATAATGCGCGAATGCAAGCCGCGTGGAATTGGTGTACGCAGGAGCGTAATCAGCAGAGGAACTCGTCTGACCGTTACGCCATTGATCACCTCCTCCGCAGGCAGGGAGCGATCATTGCGCGAGGTAATCACGGTAAGCTCATGGCCTAGCCTTGTGAGTTCGACAGATATGTCCCTGACAAACGATTCGACACCTCCGTGATGCGGAGTGTAGTAAGGAGAAATCTGGGCAATCTTCAGCACATCACCAGCGGGTTATGCCGTCGTTTTATTCCGACTCTTCTGCCGGCAGCCTGACGGCTCCCGGGGCACCGTCTGCTTTGCCGCAGCATCGGGTCACGCCTTCTTCGATGCAATGCATGAACCGACAATGAGCGGCAGTGTAATGGTCGCATCGCCCTCCACAGTGACGTGTCTTGCACCCGGCCTTACCTTTCCCCATGAAATGGCTTCCCTCACCGGTGCACCCGAAAGGCTGCCATCGTACTCCTGAGCCGTAGTGAGATAAACGACATAGTCCAGCCCTCCCCTGAACTGGTTCCACCATATCGTGTGGTGCTTGGATATGCCTCCACCGATCATAAGTGCGCCAGTCCTGGATGCCGTGTAGACTATGTCTGACAGTGCGTGTTCATCCTTGAGCAAATCGATGGTGAAATCTTTGTGCTCCTGCCAGAAGAGCCAGAGCTGAGAACCGACAGCACCGTCGGTTATGCCAGGCACAAAAACAGGTATGCGGTTCCTGTGAGCCCAGTAGAGTATGCTCCGCTCGTCGTCGACATAGGCGCCGAGTTCATCACAGAGTTCTGCAGTGGATATTCTCTTCTTTCCCTCGCGATACAGCCGGGAAAGGAACGGGCGCATCTTTCTTTCAAGAACGACGCCGTAACTGCCGTCCGGAATCAGTATGTTTCCGAGCCTGTTAACTCCTTCCTTCCTCAGTTTGGCGTCGTCCATGAGGAAATCGCCGTGGTAGTAACTCTTCCAGCTTCTTGCCAAGTCGTGGTCAAGCGTGCCGCAGGTTGTCACTATGGCTGACACGAGGCGTTCCCTGACAAGATATCTTAGCACCCCTCTTGTACCCGTGGATACAATATCTGCGGGAAAGGAAAGAAAGATATACGCACCATCGTCGATCATCCGGCGGAGTATTCTGGCCGCTTCGCCGACTTTCTTCGCTGTGAAACCGCCGGACCTGTACATCTGCTCTGTCAGATCTTTCAGGTCTCGGCAGTTTTCGAGTTCTATGTCTTCCACTTTTTCCGCACGGGAACGTTTCATGATGGATGAATGTATGCCATATAGAAATAATGTGACTGTCGGCACATCTGCGTACCTCATCTCATTCAGATGGACAACAATCCTCGACCGGCTGGCACCGACAACACGGAACACGGTGTCGGAAAGATTGATTTAGTCAGAACATCTTCGAAGCCCCGGAAAGTGTTTGAATTGGCGGAACGCGTAGCTCCTCACCGGCACTGCAGACAGTGTGGCAAGCCTGTGGCACTTGAAGCCACGTTCTGCTCTGACGAATGCAACAACAGTTTCAAAAACGGACTCAGAAGAAAGAAGAGACAACTCTACCTCTATTACATCATGGTTATTGCACTGCTGTTCCTGGCGCTGGCCTACGTTGGTAAGTTATGACGCGAAGAGAAGTGTGCCTCGGCGGCACGTTCAATGCATTGCATGCTGGACACAGGCTGCTGCTTCAGTCGGCGTTTCATAATGCAGATGCGGTGTACATCGGCCTTACATCAGATGAAATGGCACAATCGAAACGGACTGCAGTCAGATCCTTCGCCCTCAGGCGGAGGTCGCTGGTCTCATTTTGCACCGGGTTCCAGAAGCCGTTTTTCATAACCATGCTGCATGACCCGTATGGCCCGGCGGTAAGCATGGCATCTCTGAGTGCAATAGCCGTGACTCCGGACACTGTTTTTCGCGTTCCTGTGATCAACAGGATGAGGTGCACCAGGGGCATGAAGCCTCTGGAACGCATCATTGTGCCCCTGGTCCGATGTGCTGATGGAATTAAGC contains:
- the cobA gene encoding uroporphyrinogen-III C-methyltransferase, which encodes MTSGRKHEEKGIVYLTGAGPGDPSLLTVRARELIASSRHIVYDALVGSAIMELFPAEAKVYNAGKRSGRHTMSQDQINNLLVELADSGADVLRLKGGDPFIFGRGAEEAEFLLAQGVRVEVVPGVSSATAGPELAGIPLTRRGVSDRVLIISARGPGGMDINWNGICEERQTTVFMMGLSMAPEISAHLIERGAPRNTPVALIFGASLPEQRTVITDLERLGREGHADSGSGPALIVVGPTVSGRIKRGDEKDESRSA
- a CDS encoding uroporphyrinogen-III synthase, which codes for MKKMKVGVLRPADEWEESAAILRNAGLEPVAAPALEIRKLTPHKALLERLSGADIVIFASARAVRTFFSEGENKTGFPSVARVISIGERTHAELARHGVDSLKPAAYSSAGIVELVRTMRTEGVSVVVMRSREGSSTLMEGLRSMGFDVTEIPLYSVAYPRNDDALRTLVRDIARGGIYALPFTSAMMVRNFFRCAEMNCIMPQFLQKLADCSLWSIGPETSAVLREAGAVFTEAAVADYASIAATIASVDR
- a CDS encoding fibrillarin-like rRNA/tRNA 2'-O-methyltransferase — protein: MEETVSKFDGKLFTLNSSPGWKLARQQLITSNGREYREWDPYRSKLAAFLAGGGTFFPFSKHSNVLYLGASTGTTASHVADIVPSGRVCCVEISFTSYARLAEVASHHPNMIPVLADASRPEEYAAIAGDPDVLYQDIAQGNSVEIFIKNASYFRSLKSLFLVVKARSIDSAASPEHVYALARKSVNSALGVHSGMLDISAFEKDHAVIYASTGVRDAVTAV
- a CDS encoding inositol monophosphatase, coding for MEEELKRIAVKVREALLTTGLGENARDVVGKGVDGGPSYRADVVADRAAIEAIDALSLNMNILSEESPFIDRKAEQTIIIDPLDGSENMVNGIPFYAVSLAVGTKSLSGVKYGLVMNIVTGDVFYAEKGKGAFFNSKPIHVRKYDEKQSLFFIYMGANASLNSYDIARKSSRIRSLGAASLEMCYLAGGIADLFFMRCSDNNFALRIVDIAASSLILREAGGEVYDLTGNLLDMKFDIGDRKSLLAVGDKNLRRLAI
- a CDS encoding NAD(+)/NADH kinase, whose amino-acid sequence is MKFGLYANHNIPVAVEKAKELFRLLSGEMELEQSTAEAIGEKGVRLEKMKPDVLVVIGGDGTILKTLMRCDAPVLGINAGDVGFLTEVGLNGMKGAMDRITSGKYRIEEKLKLRTSVDGKRVEDAVNEAVVHTAETGKVRHFILAVDRNSVGVVKSDGVIISTPTGSTSYSLAAGGPIVDPSASVLVISPIAPYGISSRPIVAGSRSVIRLAVEGERTCRLVIDGQVEHKLSGHEVIEFSSSEHAARFVRFDYDFYRRIHTKLTG
- a CDS encoding Mov34/MPN/PAD-1 family protein, with product MYIRRELLDSVMEAAMHSLPNEFAAGLSARGDTIYDLVLIPSTKSNFHSATFNYHSILGDFSTVGTIHSHPSGHIIPSMPDLRLFSNVGRVHIIVGFPFAQNSWAAFDKTGSRITLTVV
- a CDS encoding glycosyltransferase family 4 protein, yielding MLKIAQISPYYTPHHGGVESFVRDISVELTRLGHELTVITSRNDRSLPAEEVINGVTVRRVPLLITLLRTPIPRGLHSRIMDEFDVMHAHTPPPSFAYLASRRLKRESIPSVVTYHCDSDLPSRLAGPVVRFLDRRISSSIIAGYSRIVVTTETYASTSANTWRIAPDIVPVGADTRRFFPNPEDRLRTRRRLGIDGKGIVLFVGRLVRHKGVQYLIEAMKHTGSQTRLMIAGDGEYAPRLKRAARLLSDPSKVTFIGDVPDPVLPSIYRAADVLVVPSTSRLEAFGISAIEAMASGTPVVVSDIPGVREIINDGVQGLRSEPMNPSDMASKINTILENAVLRQAMAEACIVRAREFSSRVVAERLLEIYRAVVTSHNS
- a CDS encoding deoxyhypusine synthase; its protein translation is MKRSRAEKVEDIELENCRDLKDLTEQMYRSGGFTAKKVGEAARILRRMIDDGAYIFLSFPADIVSTGTRGVLRYLVRERLVSAIVTTCGTLDHDLARSWKSYYHGDFLMDDAKLRKEGVNRLGNILIPDGSYGVVLERKMRPFLSRLYREGKKRISTAELCDELGAYVDDERSILYWAHRNRIPVFVPGITDGAVGSQLWLFWQEHKDFTIDLLKDEHALSDIVYTASRTGALMIGGGISKHHTIWWNQFRGGLDYVVYLTTAQEYDGSLSGAPVREAISWGKVRPGARHVTVEGDATITLPLIVGSCIASKKA
- a CDS encoding DUF2116 family Zn-ribbon domain-containing protein — its product is MALEATFCSDECNNSFKNGLRRKKRQLYLYYIMVIALLFLALAYVGKL